The Gemmata palustris genome includes a region encoding these proteins:
- a CDS encoding YggS family pyridoxal phosphate-dependent enzyme, with protein sequence MDDSELRSVLAERIAGARARIAEACRRANRDPAGVTLVAVSKTVTPKVAAVVADLGLRDLGESRPQELWKKAEAVPGVNWHLIGHLQRNKIDRTIPLVALVHSVDSERVLDALDAFGRKRGTAIPVLLEVNCSGEASKGGFAPDAVHPLGDKLAALAGVTVRGLMTMAAYSDDPQSARPTFVALRELRDALSTRTGLALPELSMGMSNDFEVAVEEGATLVRIGTTLFEGLS encoded by the coding sequence ATGGACGATTCCGAACTGCGTTCCGTATTGGCCGAACGAATCGCGGGCGCCCGCGCGCGCATCGCCGAGGCGTGCCGGCGCGCGAACCGCGACCCCGCGGGCGTCACGCTCGTCGCGGTGTCCAAGACCGTGACCCCGAAGGTGGCCGCGGTCGTTGCGGATCTGGGGTTACGCGACCTCGGCGAGAGCCGGCCGCAAGAACTGTGGAAGAAGGCCGAAGCCGTGCCGGGCGTGAACTGGCACCTGATCGGGCACCTCCAGCGGAACAAGATCGACCGCACGATTCCGCTCGTCGCGCTCGTTCACTCCGTTGACAGCGAGCGCGTACTCGACGCGCTCGACGCCTTCGGTCGCAAGCGCGGGACCGCAATACCGGTGCTGCTCGAAGTGAACTGTAGCGGTGAAGCGAGCAAGGGCGGGTTCGCGCCGGACGCGGTTCATCCACTGGGCGACAAGCTAGCGGCACTCGCCGGCGTCACCGTTCGCGGGCTGATGACGATGGCCGCCTACTCGGACGATCCGCAATCGGCGCGACCAACGTTCGTGGCCCTGCGCGAACTCCGCGACGCGCTGAGTACGCGAACGGGGCTCGCGCTGCCCGAGCTCTCGATGGGAATGAGCAACGATTTCGAGGTCGCGGTGGAAGAGGGCGCGACGCTCGTGCGAATTGGGACGACACTGTTCGAGGGGCTGAGCTAA
- a CDS encoding DUF1501 domain-containing protein, translating to MRFGSVGLASAALGPLSAHKTPAADATTNDPAVIFVWLPGGPPHQDTFDMKPDAPDEYRGAFKPIKTNVTGIQICEHLPQLAKVTDRYSIIRSVAHTFADHGGGHKRFLTGRDPLQQVGFVNDTPMVGSMVAEVLKSKRAAVPNYIAGVDGGRQQIDTFSFGSAYLGPQSHPLFVPGDPADSKFEVKNLSALPGTEEKLKDRLALLSKFDAPLIGPDLAGRAEGMNAARARALDLITTDTAKHAFDLTRESPKTRARYGMHRYGQRALLARRLVEAGASWVTMVMENATPPGADLKKDHTYNWDSHAVNCHIFEDTRYKLGFLDQAISALIEDLYARGLNKRVLLVVTGEFGRTPRVEYDKATGRPGRDHWPQAQSILVSGACKTGITVGSTTAKAEVPKGRPLTPNDLWATVFTHLNIDFNATSFTDGTGRPIPMLPHGDVISELA from the coding sequence ATGCGGTTCGGCTCGGTCGGTCTCGCGTCCGCGGCCCTCGGTCCGCTCTCTGCACACAAGACGCCAGCGGCCGATGCGACCACAAACGACCCGGCGGTCATCTTTGTCTGGCTCCCGGGCGGTCCGCCGCACCAGGACACGTTCGACATGAAGCCGGATGCGCCTGATGAGTACCGCGGCGCGTTCAAACCGATCAAAACCAACGTCACCGGAATCCAGATTTGCGAGCACCTACCGCAACTCGCGAAGGTGACGGACCGGTACTCGATCATCCGCTCGGTGGCGCACACGTTCGCGGACCACGGCGGTGGGCACAAGCGGTTCCTCACCGGGCGCGACCCGCTCCAACAGGTCGGCTTCGTGAACGACACGCCGATGGTCGGGTCAATGGTCGCAGAGGTGCTGAAGTCGAAGCGGGCCGCGGTCCCGAACTACATCGCGGGCGTCGACGGCGGGCGCCAGCAGATCGACACGTTCAGTTTCGGCTCCGCGTACCTCGGGCCGCAATCGCACCCGCTGTTCGTCCCGGGCGACCCGGCCGATAGCAAGTTCGAGGTGAAGAACCTCTCGGCGCTACCGGGAACCGAAGAGAAGTTGAAAGATCGTCTCGCACTGCTTAGCAAATTCGATGCGCCGTTGATCGGCCCGGACCTCGCGGGCCGCGCCGAGGGCATGAACGCCGCCCGCGCTCGTGCGCTGGATCTCATCACAACGGACACCGCGAAGCATGCCTTCGATCTCACGAGAGAATCCCCGAAAACGCGCGCCCGGTACGGGATGCACCGCTACGGACAGCGGGCGCTGCTCGCCCGGCGGCTCGTGGAGGCGGGCGCGTCGTGGGTCACGATGGTGATGGAGAACGCGACCCCGCCGGGCGCGGATCTGAAGAAGGACCACACGTACAACTGGGACTCGCACGCGGTCAACTGCCACATCTTTGAGGACACGCGGTACAAGCTCGGCTTCCTCGATCAGGCGATCTCGGCACTGATCGAGGACTTGTACGCGCGCGGGCTGAACAAGCGTGTGTTGCTCGTGGTGACGGGCGAGTTCGGGCGCACGCCGCGCGTCGAGTACGATAAGGCGACCGGTCGACCGGGGCGAGATCACTGGCCCCAGGCGCAGAGCATTTTGGTGAGCGGTGCGTGCAAGACGGGTATCACGGTGGGCAGCACGACCGCAAAGGCCGAGGTGCCGAAGGGCCGCCCGCTCACGCCGAACGATTTGTGGGCGACGGTGTTCACGCACCTGAACATCGACTTCAACGCGACCAGTTTCACGGATGGTACCGGCCGCCCCATCCCGATGCTGCCCCACGGTGATGTCATCAGCGAGTTGGCGTGA
- a CDS encoding PVC-type heme-binding CxxCH protein, translating into MRFPLSLASLFVLALPALAQQPKLPNLPPDLMAPTDALTPAEERKAFTVPAGFDVQLVASEPDIQKPMQMAFDAKGRMWVTTSYHYPFAAQGKPTDKLFILSDFDPKTGKAGKVQTFADDLNIPIGILPLPDCKSCIVSSVGEIRKYTDADGDGKADKMEVLFSGFGSRDTHGMYNSYTLMPDGWVYSCHGFSNDSTVRGKDGHEVKMNSGNTFRFRPDGSRLEIWTRGQVNPFGIAVDPWFNLYTADCHSKPITQLVPGAYYESFGKPHDGLGFTPHVTAHPHKSTGLCGLVWYDADHFPAEYKSTMLLGDVVSNCISSDKIVWKGSTPVAVEQPDFLTSKDRWFRPVDIKLGTDGALYVADFYNKIIGHYEVDLKDPRRDKGRGRIWRIVWTGKDGKAPAPKFHRADYTTATDAELVDDLFHPNLAVRFFAGHQLRRRAAEGKDLRGGVNGEKLAKNPELAASVIGWSAFISEARPQPQAAKDYELLRAIHKDVGIKPEQLTGHLIRALSSRPKWDKDERAILLGALKSSESVHQTRAAVEAVGAHPHADFVQPLVEVLRKCPADDVLLKQAARIALRNCLRDDPKAWPTEYQAVYADMALAINTRDAAKYLLSHISTRKLSANRLPPAAEHVARYGAAEDEESLFKSLSSPPNADAVVAAFKGVQARGTKLGTEATKHLLETAQGAIHASDFAAGLPPAEAIRAIWGLRVLNTLPTVAGGGALKLTADSVQALGNAVSAAKAPDEVRISAAEVLLRYAPAESISAVRKQLAVPTTPDSVKVGFLLVFAASNVPGAQVEARDALKDLPYRVAVPIGLSLASTREGADILLTAVKQGKAPQRLLQEKAVLERLKASNLPGWEKQVAELTKGLPPADQRLAELIKKRASGFASAKADKVEGAKLFTKHCAACHKIGDQGGKIAPQLDGIGVRGLERLLEDVLDPNRNVDQAFRARSISTSDDRTITALMLRVEGEVLVVADLEGKEKRIPLKEITLNRETMLSAMPANFSDVVPEADFYHIVAYLLDQKAKDLPKK; encoded by the coding sequence ATGCGGTTCCCTCTCTCCCTCGCCTCGTTATTCGTGCTCGCGCTGCCGGCACTCGCGCAGCAGCCGAAACTGCCGAACCTGCCGCCCGACCTGATGGCGCCCACCGACGCACTCACCCCCGCAGAGGAGCGGAAGGCGTTCACCGTTCCCGCCGGGTTCGATGTGCAACTCGTCGCCAGCGAGCCCGACATCCAGAAGCCGATGCAGATGGCCTTCGACGCGAAGGGGCGGATGTGGGTGACGACCTCGTACCACTACCCGTTCGCGGCGCAGGGCAAGCCCACCGATAAGCTGTTTATCCTCTCCGACTTCGACCCGAAAACGGGCAAGGCCGGGAAGGTGCAGACGTTCGCGGACGATTTGAACATCCCCATTGGCATCCTGCCGCTGCCGGACTGCAAGAGCTGCATCGTGTCGAGCGTCGGTGAGATCCGCAAGTACACGGACGCCGACGGCGACGGCAAGGCAGACAAGATGGAGGTGCTGTTCAGCGGCTTCGGCTCGCGCGACACGCACGGGATGTACAACTCGTACACGCTCATGCCGGACGGCTGGGTGTACTCGTGCCACGGCTTCTCGAACGACAGCACGGTGCGGGGTAAAGACGGCCACGAAGTGAAAATGAACTCCGGCAACACGTTCCGGTTCCGGCCGGACGGCTCGCGGCTCGAGATCTGGACCCGCGGGCAGGTGAACCCGTTCGGGATCGCGGTCGACCCGTGGTTCAACCTGTACACGGCCGACTGCCACTCGAAGCCGATCACGCAACTCGTTCCGGGCGCGTACTACGAGAGCTTCGGCAAGCCGCACGACGGGTTGGGGTTCACCCCGCACGTCACCGCGCACCCGCACAAGAGCACCGGGCTGTGCGGGCTGGTGTGGTACGACGCGGACCACTTTCCGGCGGAGTACAAGAGCACGATGCTCCTCGGGGACGTGGTCAGTAACTGCATCAGCTCCGACAAGATCGTGTGGAAGGGCTCGACCCCGGTCGCGGTGGAGCAGCCCGACTTCCTGACGAGCAAGGACCGGTGGTTCCGCCCGGTGGACATCAAGCTCGGCACGGACGGCGCGCTGTACGTGGCGGACTTTTACAACAAGATCATCGGCCACTACGAAGTGGACCTCAAGGACCCGCGCCGCGACAAGGGACGCGGGCGCATCTGGCGCATCGTGTGGACCGGTAAGGACGGAAAGGCCCCCGCGCCGAAGTTCCACCGCGCCGACTACACGACCGCGACGGACGCGGAACTGGTGGACGACCTGTTCCACCCGAACCTGGCGGTGCGGTTCTTCGCGGGGCACCAGCTCCGGCGCCGCGCGGCGGAGGGGAAGGATCTGAGGGGGGGCGTTAACGGCGAGAAACTGGCGAAGAACCCGGAACTCGCGGCGTCGGTGATCGGCTGGAGCGCGTTCATCTCCGAGGCGCGCCCGCAACCACAGGCGGCAAAAGATTACGAATTGCTGCGGGCGATTCACAAAGACGTGGGCATCAAACCGGAACAACTCACCGGGCACCTGATTCGCGCACTTTCGAGCCGCCCGAAGTGGGACAAAGACGAGCGCGCGATTCTGCTCGGCGCCCTCAAATCGTCCGAATCCGTTCACCAAACGCGGGCCGCGGTCGAGGCCGTTGGCGCACACCCGCACGCGGACTTCGTGCAGCCGCTCGTCGAGGTGTTGCGGAAGTGCCCGGCCGATGACGTGCTGTTGAAGCAAGCGGCCCGGATCGCACTGCGGAACTGCCTCCGCGACGACCCGAAGGCGTGGCCGACGGAGTACCAGGCCGTTTACGCGGATATGGCGCTCGCGATCAACACCCGCGACGCGGCCAAGTACCTCCTGTCCCATATCAGCACGCGGAAGCTGTCTGCGAACCGGTTGCCGCCCGCGGCCGAACACGTCGCGCGTTACGGTGCGGCTGAGGACGAAGAAAGCTTGTTCAAGTCGCTATCGTCTCCGCCGAACGCGGACGCGGTTGTCGCCGCCTTCAAGGGCGTGCAGGCCCGTGGCACGAAGCTCGGGACCGAAGCGACGAAGCATCTCCTGGAGACCGCGCAGGGCGCGATTCACGCGAGTGATTTTGCTGCGGGCCTGCCGCCCGCGGAGGCGATCCGGGCGATCTGGGGCTTGCGGGTTCTTAACACTCTGCCCACCGTGGCCGGCGGAGGCGCGCTGAAGCTGACCGCGGACTCGGTGCAGGCGCTCGGAAACGCCGTCTCTGCCGCGAAAGCTCCCGACGAGGTCCGCATCAGCGCCGCGGAGGTGCTGCTCCGGTACGCGCCCGCGGAGAGCATCAGCGCGGTGCGCAAGCAACTGGCCGTTCCGACAACTCCCGATTCGGTCAAGGTCGGGTTCCTGCTCGTCTTCGCCGCGTCAAACGTACCGGGCGCACAAGTCGAAGCCCGCGACGCGCTGAAAGACCTGCCCTACCGGGTCGCGGTGCCGATCGGCTTGAGTCTTGCCAGCACCCGGGAGGGGGCCGACATTCTGCTCACCGCGGTCAAACAGGGCAAAGCGCCGCAGCGGTTGCTTCAGGAGAAGGCCGTTCTCGAGCGCCTGAAAGCGTCCAACCTGCCGGGCTGGGAGAAGCAGGTCGCGGAATTGACGAAGGGGCTTCCGCCGGCGGACCAGCGGCTCGCGGAACTCATCAAGAAACGCGCGAGCGGGTTCGCGTCCGCGAAGGCCGATAAGGTCGAGGGCGCGAAGCTGTTTACCAAGCACTGCGCCGCGTGCCACAAGATCGGCGACCAGGGCGGTAAGATCGCGCCGCAACTCGACGGCATCGGCGTCCGCGGGTTGGAGCGATTGCTCGAAGACGTGCTCGATCCGAACCGGAACGTCGACCAGGCGTTCCGCGCGCGGTCGATCAGCACGAGCGACGACCGCACGATTACGGCGCTGATGCTCCGGGTCGAGGGCGAGGTGCTGGTGGTCGCGGACCTGGAGGGCAAGGAGAAGCGCATCCCGCTGAAGGAGATCACGCTGAACCGCGAGACGATGCTCTCCGCGATGCCCGCGAACTTCAGCGACGTGGTCCCCGAAGCCGACTTCTACCACATCGTCGCGTACCTGCTCGACCAGAAGGCGAAAGACCTACCGAAGAAGTAA
- a CDS encoding Hcp family type VI secretion system effector: MPIYVKYGKIVGNVTEAGHKDWVEVNSFQWGVGRGIGSPVGKSANRESSAPSVSEITVSKQMDKSTFAWLQEALTGKGVDCTVHFCSTDGKELRMYAEYKLTNCLISGYSLSSGGDRPSESLSINFTKIEYLFKEYGQDNSITDSPRVSYDLATAVAS, encoded by the coding sequence ATGCCGATTTACGTCAAGTACGGGAAGATCGTCGGGAACGTGACCGAGGCGGGGCACAAGGACTGGGTGGAAGTGAACAGCTTCCAGTGGGGCGTGGGGCGCGGGATCGGGTCGCCGGTCGGGAAGTCTGCGAACCGCGAATCGTCGGCCCCTTCGGTCAGCGAAATTACGGTTTCCAAGCAGATGGACAAGTCCACCTTCGCGTGGCTCCAGGAAGCACTGACCGGCAAGGGCGTGGACTGCACCGTCCACTTCTGCTCGACCGACGGCAAGGAGCTCCGCATGTACGCGGAGTACAAGCTGACCAACTGTCTCATCAGCGGGTACTCGCTGTCGAGTGGCGGCGACCGCCCGTCCGAGAGCCTCTCGATCAACTTCACCAAGATCGAGTACCTGTTCAAGGAATACGGCCAGGACAACTCGATCACCGACAGCCCGCGCGTGTCTTACGACCTGGCGACCGCGGTCGCTTCGTAA
- a CDS encoding helix-turn-helix domain-containing protein produces MMRPTYSFPEAVVEAIARDRYGHPDPRVQERMEILWLKSKNQTHGCIAELANVSRSTVQRVLRIFAVKGLDGVRSFGWKGQPSALTPHRATIEEEFRARPPHTAHDAARRIEERTGVRRKPSRVRKFLKDDLGMKCLKVAPIPVPPKKTVVEHARTQADFLKGGTGTEAGAGSGR; encoded by the coding sequence ATGATGCGCCCCACATATTCGTTTCCCGAGGCCGTGGTCGAAGCGATCGCGCGTGATCGGTATGGGCACCCGGACCCGCGCGTTCAGGAGCGCATGGAGATCCTTTGGCTCAAGAGCAAGAACCAGACCCACGGGTGCATCGCCGAGCTGGCCAATGTGTCGCGGTCCACGGTCCAGCGGGTGCTGCGGATCTTCGCGGTCAAAGGTCTGGACGGCGTCCGGTCGTTCGGTTGGAAAGGCCAGCCCAGCGCCCTGACGCCGCACCGGGCCACGATCGAAGAGGAGTTCCGCGCGCGTCCGCCGCACACGGCTCACGACGCGGCGCGGCGGATCGAGGAGCGGACCGGCGTCCGACGGAAGCCATCACGGGTCCGTAAGTTCCTGAAGGACGACCTGGGGATGAAGTGCCTGAAGGTGGCCCCAATCCCGGTCCCACCGAAGAAGACCGTCGTGGAACACGCCCGAACGCAGGCGGACTTTTTAAAAGGCGGAACTGGAACCGAAGCTGGCGCAGGCTCGGGGCGGTAA
- a CDS encoding histidine triad nucleotide-binding protein encodes MFADNLFLKIIDKTIPAKIAYEDDSCLAFHDIKPQAPVHVLIIPKKVIRTHDDATAEDQALLGHLHLVAIKLAKELGLSNGYRLVINCNEHGGQTVPHLHVHLLGGRDMTWPPG; translated from the coding sequence GTGTTCGCCGACAACCTCTTCCTGAAGATCATCGACAAAACGATCCCCGCGAAGATCGCCTACGAAGACGATTCGTGCCTCGCGTTCCACGACATCAAGCCGCAGGCGCCGGTCCACGTGCTCATCATCCCCAAAAAGGTGATCCGCACGCACGACGACGCCACGGCCGAGGACCAGGCGCTGCTCGGGCACCTGCACCTCGTCGCGATCAAGTTGGCGAAGGAACTTGGTCTATCGAACGGGTACCGGCTCGTCATCAACTGCAACGAGCACGGCGGGCAAACGGTGCCGCACCTGCACGTCCACCTGCTCGGTGGGCGCGACATGACCTGGCCCCCCGGTTGA
- a CDS encoding DUF1501 domain-containing protein: MPHTSFPSRRAVLRVGGASLLGLSFPEMLRAAEAPKAKHRATAKSVIFLHQWGGPGQHETFDPKPDAPDNVRGWYGATKTKLPGVIFGERIPKIAAMADKLTIVRCMQHTMKNHNSAGYYSLTGVAPPTDDQRLRDSLELFPAYGSLVDKLAPAPKGVATFVAYPHVIADGSITPGQHASFLGKAHSPLFVNQDPSRADFKLPELTLPDNLSVERLESRKDILKLIDEQSDLLETSLVAQGLDESYQKAVAMLTSPRFKQAFDLTKESKKTRDAYGRTTYGQGCLLARRVVEAGAKFVNVYFSRAIGGKGQGWDYHGFNKESVTDRLDELLPMTDQTLPALLTDLEDRGMLDDTLVVWVGEFGRTPKISSNGGRDHWPQCYCAVLAGGGAKRGFVYGASDKLGAYSTVGQARPEDLAATMFEALGIDPETEVRDKLNRPLPIARGKPMRELFS; this comes from the coding sequence TCGTTCCCGGAAATGCTGCGCGCGGCGGAAGCGCCGAAGGCCAAGCACCGCGCCACGGCCAAGAGCGTCATCTTCTTGCACCAGTGGGGCGGACCGGGGCAACACGAAACGTTCGACCCGAAGCCCGATGCGCCGGACAACGTGCGCGGGTGGTACGGCGCTACCAAGACAAAACTACCGGGCGTGATCTTCGGCGAGCGCATCCCGAAGATCGCGGCAATGGCCGACAAGCTGACCATCGTGCGCTGTATGCAGCACACGATGAAGAACCACAACTCCGCGGGGTACTACAGCCTCACCGGAGTCGCGCCGCCCACCGATGACCAGCGCCTCCGCGACTCGCTCGAACTGTTCCCCGCTTACGGTTCCCTTGTCGATAAGCTCGCGCCGGCGCCGAAAGGCGTTGCCACGTTCGTCGCGTACCCGCACGTCATCGCGGACGGGTCCATTACTCCGGGCCAGCACGCGAGCTTCTTGGGCAAAGCCCACAGCCCGCTGTTCGTGAACCAAGACCCGAGCCGGGCCGACTTCAAGTTGCCGGAACTCACGCTGCCGGACAATTTGAGCGTCGAACGTCTGGAGAGCCGCAAGGACATTCTGAAGTTGATTGACGAGCAGAGTGACCTGCTCGAAACCTCGCTGGTCGCGCAGGGACTGGACGAGAGCTATCAGAAGGCGGTGGCGATGCTCACCAGCCCGCGCTTCAAGCAGGCCTTCGATCTCACAAAGGAGAGCAAGAAGACGCGAGACGCCTACGGGCGCACGACCTATGGCCAGGGGTGCTTGCTCGCGCGGCGCGTGGTCGAAGCCGGTGCGAAGTTCGTGAACGTGTACTTCTCGCGCGCCATTGGCGGGAAGGGACAGGGCTGGGACTACCACGGGTTCAACAAGGAGAGCGTCACGGACCGGCTCGACGAACTGCTGCCGATGACCGACCAGACGCTGCCCGCGCTCCTCACCGACCTCGAAGACCGCGGGATGCTGGACGATACGCTCGTGGTGTGGGTGGGCGAGTTCGGGCGCACCCCGAAGATCAGTTCCAATGGGGGACGCGACCACTGGCCGCAGTGCTATTGCGCCGTTCTCGCTGGAGGTGGGGCGAAACGCGGGTTCGTCTACGGCGCCAGCGACAAGCTCGGCGCGTACTCCACCGTGGGCCAGGCGCGCCCGGAAGACCTCGCGGCGACGATGTTCGAGGCGCTCGGGATCGACCCGGAAACCGAGGTCCGCGACAAACTGAACCGCCCGCTGCCGATCGCACGCGGGAAGCCGATGCGCGAACTGTTCAGTTAA
- a CDS encoding type VI secretion system Vgr family protein, producing the protein MALTQNRRLVTLTTPLGADTFIVTGFRGRERLSVPFEFALDLVSENLTVAAADLVGKAVGWTLNMPDDTPRPFHGFVRKLVAGESASRGLRAYRAEVVPWLWFLTRTTDCRIFQNMTVDAIITSTFDRLGLTDYKKQLQGTYPTREYCVQYRETAFAFVSRLMEEYGIYYFFEFKEGQHTLVLADAPSAAFDCAPHGTVEYRPDVPGAESVSSWDRRFAFRSGKVTHTDYNFETPATNLLKDADTTVALTGISGFELFDYPGGYPVAGDGTTLAKARMEEVEAGYDTATGTSRCSSFAPGGKFTLENHPSDDGSYVFLEVEHNASEDWAGGGPGAADYSNTFVVAPAAVPFRPAPSTPRPAISGAQTAVVVGPSGEEIYTDKYGRVKVQFFWDRLGKKDENSSCWIRVSEMWAGKQWGMVFTPRIGQEVVVEFLEGDPDRPLITGRVYNAEQMPPYALPANMTQSGLKTRSTKGGGEADFNELRFEDAKGKEDIYFHAQKDFHRFVENDDDLKVEHDQFIQIKNNRTLTVQEGFEKITIETGDRDRTVSKGNDTLLVSKGNRSVTVSEGNESLTVSKGTRTVDVKSDYTVTVQEGNRSITVSKGNDTHTVTKGNRVAGVDTGNDTLTVAKGNIGVKATAGSIEIEAGTSITLKVGANKIVIDSSGILIDAAKVTLKATASSVEVAPAGVTVKAPNVNLKGDAQVKVEGPMVAVEGAGVTTVKGGIVQIN; encoded by the coding sequence ATGGCCCTCACCCAGAACCGCCGGCTCGTCACGCTCACGACCCCGCTCGGAGCTGATACGTTCATCGTCACCGGGTTCCGCGGGCGCGAGCGCCTGTCCGTGCCGTTCGAGTTCGCGCTCGATCTGGTTTCGGAGAACCTGACGGTCGCCGCAGCCGATCTCGTCGGTAAGGCAGTCGGGTGGACGCTCAACATGCCCGACGACACCCCGCGCCCGTTCCACGGGTTCGTGCGGAAGCTCGTCGCGGGCGAAAGTGCGAGTCGCGGCCTGCGCGCCTACCGCGCCGAAGTGGTCCCCTGGTTGTGGTTCCTCACGCGCACCACGGATTGCCGCATTTTCCAGAACATGACCGTGGACGCGATCATCACGAGCACGTTCGACCGGCTCGGGCTCACCGACTACAAGAAGCAGCTCCAGGGGACGTACCCGACGCGCGAGTACTGCGTGCAGTACCGCGAGACCGCGTTCGCGTTTGTGTCGCGGCTCATGGAAGAGTACGGCATTTACTACTTCTTCGAGTTCAAGGAGGGGCAGCACACGCTGGTCCTGGCCGATGCGCCCTCGGCCGCGTTCGACTGTGCCCCGCACGGAACCGTCGAGTACCGGCCGGACGTGCCCGGCGCGGAGAGCGTGTCGAGTTGGGACCGGCGGTTCGCGTTCCGCTCGGGGAAGGTCACGCACACCGATTACAACTTCGAGACCCCGGCCACGAACTTGCTGAAGGACGCGGACACCACCGTCGCGCTCACCGGCATCAGCGGTTTCGAGCTGTTCGACTACCCCGGCGGGTACCCGGTCGCGGGCGACGGCACCACACTCGCGAAGGCGCGCATGGAAGAAGTGGAGGCCGGGTACGACACCGCGACCGGCACGAGCCGGTGCTCGTCCTTCGCCCCCGGGGGCAAATTCACACTGGAGAACCACCCGTCTGATGACGGCAGCTACGTGTTCCTCGAAGTAGAACACAACGCGAGCGAGGATTGGGCCGGAGGTGGCCCCGGCGCGGCCGACTACTCGAACACGTTCGTCGTCGCGCCCGCGGCGGTACCGTTCCGCCCCGCACCATCGACCCCGCGCCCCGCAATTTCGGGCGCGCAAACGGCCGTGGTCGTCGGGCCGAGCGGCGAGGAGATTTACACCGACAAGTACGGGCGCGTGAAGGTGCAGTTCTTCTGGGACCGGCTCGGCAAGAAGGACGAGAACAGTTCGTGCTGGATTCGCGTGTCCGAGATGTGGGCCGGCAAACAGTGGGGCATGGTCTTCACGCCCCGAATCGGGCAAGAGGTGGTGGTCGAGTTCCTCGAGGGCGATCCGGACCGCCCGCTCATCACGGGCCGCGTGTACAACGCCGAACAAATGCCGCCCTACGCGCTGCCCGCGAACATGACGCAAAGCGGGTTAAAAACGCGATCCACTAAAGGCGGCGGAGAAGCGGACTTCAACGAACTGCGGTTCGAGGACGCGAAGGGCAAGGAGGACATTTACTTCCACGCGCAGAAGGACTTCCACCGGTTCGTGGAGAACGACGACGACCTGAAGGTCGAACACGACCAGTTCATTCAGATCAAGAACAACCGCACGCTGACGGTACAAGAGGGTTTCGAGAAGATCACCATCGAAACGGGCGACCGCGACCGGACCGTCTCGAAGGGCAACGACACGCTGCTCGTGAGCAAGGGCAACCGCAGCGTCACGGTGTCCGAGGGTAACGAATCGCTGACGGTCAGTAAGGGCACCCGCACCGTTGACGTGAAGTCCGACTACACCGTGACCGTACAGGAGGGGAACCGCAGCATCACGGTGTCAAAGGGCAACGACACGCACACCGTTACGAAGGGCAACCGCGTGGCGGGTGTCGATACGGGCAACGACACGCTGACCGTCGCGAAGGGCAACATCGGCGTTAAGGCGACCGCGGGGAGCATCGAGATCGAGGCCGGTACGTCCATCACGCTGAAGGTGGGTGCGAACAAGATCGTCATCGATTCGAGCGGGATCTTGATCGACGCCGCGAAGGTGACGCTCAAAGCCACCGCGAGTTCAGTGGAAGTCGCCCCGGCCGGCGTGACCGTGAAGGCGCCGAACGTGAACCTGAAGGGCGACGCTCAGGTGAAGGTGGAAGGCCCAATGGTCGCGGTCGAAGGCGCGGGAGTGACGACCGTGAAGGGCGGCATCGTGCAGATCAATTGA
- a CDS encoding IS630 family transposase — MYFVDASHFVLASFLGWVWCFVRLYVRAASGRQRYNVLGALNAVTHELVTEINTTYITATSVCALLRTIANRGMPIPVTLVMDNARYQRCALVQGAAKELGIELLFLPSYSPNLNLIERLWKFVKMEVLNSRHHQDFKKFQDAIDGCLADLTTKHRQKLATLLTHNFQTWGNVSLLNA; from the coding sequence GTGTATTTCGTAGACGCGTCGCACTTCGTGTTGGCGTCGTTCCTGGGGTGGGTGTGGTGCTTCGTGCGGCTGTATGTGCGGGCGGCGAGTGGCCGGCAGCGGTACAACGTGCTGGGCGCGCTCAACGCGGTCACGCACGAACTGGTGACGGAGATCAACACGACCTACATCACGGCGACCTCGGTGTGTGCGTTGCTCCGCACGATCGCGAACCGAGGGATGCCGATACCGGTCACGTTGGTGATGGACAACGCCCGGTACCAGCGGTGCGCGTTGGTGCAGGGCGCGGCCAAGGAGTTGGGTATCGAGTTGCTGTTCCTGCCGAGTTACTCGCCCAACCTGAACCTGATCGAGCGACTGTGGAAGTTCGTCAAGATGGAAGTTCTGAACAGCCGCCACCATCAGGATTTCAAAAAGTTTCAGGACGCCATCGACGGGTGCCTGGCTGATCTGACGACCAAACACCGCCAGAAGCTGGCCACTCTGTTGACGCACAACTTCCAGACCTGGGGCAATGTGTCACTCCTGAATGCGTAA